The Pseudomonas alkylphenolica genomic sequence GCCAGGCCTATGTACGCCAATACCTGCCCCTGAGCCGGCTTGAGGAAAATGCCCACTCCCGTCAGGTCACTGCCGTGGGGCTGGGCGTTGAGCGTCGAGCGCGCTGGCAGGGCGCTCGTGAGGGCTGCGGCTTGCTGCCGTGAAGGCAGCCGGGTAAGGTTGACGGCTTCTGTGTTACAGGATTTCTCATGTTCTCTCTGCCCCGTCTTCTCCTGGCCTTGCTCGTGCTGCTGAGCTTTTCCGCCCAGGCCAACTGGCACCTTGATGGCGAGTCGTCACGACTGTCGTTCATCTCCAGCAAAAACGGCGATACCGCCGAAGTCCATCGTTTCCTGGTGTTGCACGGCAAGGTCGATCGCAAGGGCGCGGCCGAGCTGATGATCGAGATGGATTCGAACAACAGCAGCGTGCCACTGCGCGATGAGCGCATGCGCAAGGAGCTGTTTGATTTTGCCGGCTATCCGGAGGCCAAGGTTCGTGCCCAGATCGATCTGCGGCCGATCAATGATCTGGCTAACGGTGCACAGGTGGAATTGCGCTTGCCAGTGACGGTTGAGCTGCGTGGCAAGGAACATAGCTACAGCGCCTTGCTGTTGGCCACGCGTCTGGACGAGCGACGCTTCCAGGTGGTGACCCTGGAGCCATTGATGTTGCGGGCCGAAGACTTTGATCTACTGCCGGGCCTGGAGACTTTGCGCAAGCTGGCCGGGCTCAAGTCCATCAGCCCGTCGGTGCCGGTGTCTGCGGTATTGATCTTCACGGCGCGCTGATATGGCCGGACCGGTCTTTCCCTGGCGAGATGGCAATCGGTTCGAGTTATTGATCGACGGCCCCGAATTTTTTCCGCGCATGCTCTCCGCCATTGTGCGGGCCGAACAGCAGGTCGACCTGGAGCTGTATCTGGTGGAGGCCGGCGCCTGCGCCGAAGCCATGGTCCAGGCGCTGGTGCAAGCTGCCGGGCGCGGTGTGCAGGTACGCTGTCTGTTCGATGACTACGGTTCGCTGGCGTTCACCCTGAACCTGCGCCAGCGCCTGATCGCCGCTGGCGTCGAACTGCGCTGGTACAACCGTCTGCGCTGGCGCCGGGGATTTCGCAACCTGTACCGTGACCACCGCAAATTGCTGGTGGTCGACCAGAGCTGGGCGGTGGTCGGCGGTACCGGCGTTACTGACCAGTTCTGGGTGCCTGACGAAGCAATCAGCGAATGGCACGAGGTGATGGTGCAGATGCAAGGGCCGCTGGTAGCCGACTGGCAGATGCTTTTCGATCGCCAGTGGCGCGCCAACCTGCGGCGCACGGCCTGGCGGCCACCGACGCATTTTGGCCTGCCGCGCCTGCCTCATGTACCCGATAGCGGCGAGGGCATGGGTCGGGTGGCGTATGCCGATGCCCGCCAGCACCGGGATATCCTGCAATCGCTGGTGCGCGCGTTGAACAGCGGGCAACGGCGGATCTGGCTGGCCACACCGTACTTTTTACCGACCTGGAAAGTCCGCCGCTCCCTGCGCCGGGCTGCTGCCAACGGTGTTGATGTACGCCTGCTGCTGACTGGCCCGCGTACCGATCATCCTTCGGTGCGCTATGCCGGGCATCGCTATTACCCGAGGCTGATGCGTGCAGGAGTGCAAATTTTCGAGTATCAGCCGTGCTTCCTGCACCTGAAGATGGTGCTGGTCGACGACTGGGTGAGCATCGGCTCGTGCAATTTCGACCACTGGAACCTGCGTTTCAACCTTGAAGCCAACGTTGAGGCGCTCGATCCGCCGCTGACGGCGGCGGTGGCTGCGAGTTTCGAGCGCGATTTCGCCCAGAGCCTGTGCATCGACCTGGCCCATTGGCATGCGCGGCCGTTGTGGAAGCGTCTGCAACAACGTTTGTGGGGCTGGCTGGATCGGCTGGTGGTCAATATGCTGGATCGGCGCGATTGATCGCGGGGCAAGCCCGCTCCCACAGCTTTCGGTGGGAGCGGGCTTGCCCGCGAAAAAAACGGCAGGGGGATCACCTCCCCTGCCGCTTTTTTGTCAGCAAACCCTGAGGTTTACTTCACTTCCACCGCCAGACTTTCAGCGATCTTGCTCTGCCACAGTGCAGGACCTGTGATATGCACCGACTCGCCGTTGCTGTCGACCGCAACGGTGACTGGCATGTCCTTGACTTCGAACTCGTAGATCGCTTCCATGCCCAGTTCGGCAAAGGCCAGGACCTTGGACTTCTTGATCGCCTGGGCCACCAGGTAGGCGGCACCGCCGACAGCCATCAGGTACACGGCCTTGTTGTCCTTGATCGCGTCGATTGCGGTCGGGCCGCGCTCGGATTTGCCGATCATGCCCAGCAGACCGGTCTGCTCGAGGATCTGACGGGTGAACTTGTCCATCCGCGTCGCGGTGGTCGGGCCGGCAGGGCCAACCACTTCTTCGCGTACCGGATCAACCGGGCCGACGTAGTAGATGAAGCGGCCTTTCAGATCGACCGGCAGCTCATCGCCACGGTTGAGCATTTCGACCATGCGCTTGTGCGCGGCGTCGCGGCCAGTGAGCATCTTGCCGTTGAGCAGGATGGTCTCGCCCGGCTTCCAGCTCTGCACGTCTTCCGGGGTCAGGGTGTCGAGGTCGACACGGCGGGCCGATGGGCCGGCTTCCCAGACGATTTCCGGGTAGGCGTCGAGCGATGGCGCTTCGAGGTCGGCCGGGCCGGAACCGTCGAGCACGAAGTGCGCGTGACGGGTGGCGGCGCAGTTCGGGATCATGCACACCGGCAGGGACGCGGCATGGGTCGGGTAGTCCATGATCTTGACGTCGAGCACGGTGGTCAGACCGCCCAGACCCTGAGCACCGATGCCCAGCTGGTTGACCTTCTCGAACAGCTCCAGACGGATCTCTTCGATACGGTTCTGCGGGCCACGGGCCTTGAGCTCGTGAATGTCGATGGATTCCATCAACACTTCCTTGGCCATTACTGCGGCTTTTTCGGCAGTACCGCCGATGCCGATGCCGAGCATGCCAGGCGGGCACCAGCCAGCGCCCATGGTCGGAACGGTCTTCAGCACCCAGTCAACGATCGAGTCGGACGGGTTGAGCATGGCCATCTTCGACTTGTTCTCGGAGCCGCCGCCTTTGGCTGCCACGTCCACTTCCACGGTGTTACCCGGGACGATGGAGTAGTGGATGACCGCCGGGGTGTTGTCCTTGGTGTTTTTACGAGCGCCTGCCGGGTCGGCCAGGATCGAGGCACGCAGGACGTTTTCCGGCAGGTTGTAGGCGCGGCGCACGCCTTCGTTGATCATGTCGTCCAGGCTCATGGTCGCGCCATCCCAGCGCACATCCATACCGACGCGCACGAACACGGTAACGATACCGGTGTCCTGGCAGATCGGGCGGTGGCCAGTGGCGCACATGCGCGAGTTGATCAGGATCTGGGCGATGGAGTCGCGCGCGGCGGGCGACTCTTCACGCAGATAGGCCTCGTGCATGGCCTGGATGAAGTCAACGGGGTGGTAGTACGAAATGAACTGCAGGGCGTCGGCAACGCTCTGAATCAGGTCGTCTTGCTTGATCACGGTCATGCAGCGCGCTCCTCTTAAAGACGGGAACATTCAATAAGGTATTCCGACGCGGACAGGCCGAGGTGTCGAAACGACCTTTCACGGCGCGCCGACGGTCAGGCTGGCGGCGCAAAAAGGCGCGGCAGTATAGCGTGCATCGGCCTTGGGTACACGTATCAGTGGTCTGACGAAGGTCGGTAAGCGCCAGGCATTGTTTTTGCGTAGCGGTGGTTTGTGCAAAACTGACTGCCTGAAGGCCTGGGAG encodes the following:
- a CDS encoding YceI family protein translates to MFSLPRLLLALLVLLSFSAQANWHLDGESSRLSFISSKNGDTAEVHRFLVLHGKVDRKGAAELMIEMDSNNSSVPLRDERMRKELFDFAGYPEAKVRAQIDLRPINDLANGAQVELRLPVTVELRGKEHSYSALLLATRLDERRFQVVTLEPLMLRAEDFDLLPGLETLRKLAGLKSISPSVPVSAVLIFTAR
- a CDS encoding fumarate hydratase, yielding MTVIKQDDLIQSVADALQFISYYHPVDFIQAMHEAYLREESPAARDSIAQILINSRMCATGHRPICQDTGIVTVFVRVGMDVRWDGATMSLDDMINEGVRRAYNLPENVLRASILADPAGARKNTKDNTPAVIHYSIVPGNTVEVDVAAKGGGSENKSKMAMLNPSDSIVDWVLKTVPTMGAGWCPPGMLGIGIGGTAEKAAVMAKEVLMESIDIHELKARGPQNRIEEIRLELFEKVNQLGIGAQGLGGLTTVLDVKIMDYPTHAASLPVCMIPNCAATRHAHFVLDGSGPADLEAPSLDAYPEIVWEAGPSARRVDLDTLTPEDVQSWKPGETILLNGKMLTGRDAAHKRMVEMLNRGDELPVDLKGRFIYYVGPVDPVREEVVGPAGPTTATRMDKFTRQILEQTGLLGMIGKSERGPTAIDAIKDNKAVYLMAVGGAAYLVAQAIKKSKVLAFAELGMEAIYEFEVKDMPVTVAVDSNGESVHITGPALWQSKIAESLAVEVK
- a CDS encoding phospholipase D-like domain-containing protein is translated as MAGPVFPWRDGNRFELLIDGPEFFPRMLSAIVRAEQQVDLELYLVEAGACAEAMVQALVQAAGRGVQVRCLFDDYGSLAFTLNLRQRLIAAGVELRWYNRLRWRRGFRNLYRDHRKLLVVDQSWAVVGGTGVTDQFWVPDEAISEWHEVMVQMQGPLVADWQMLFDRQWRANLRRTAWRPPTHFGLPRLPHVPDSGEGMGRVAYADARQHRDILQSLVRALNSGQRRIWLATPYFLPTWKVRRSLRRAAANGVDVRLLLTGPRTDHPSVRYAGHRYYPRLMRAGVQIFEYQPCFLHLKMVLVDDWVSIGSCNFDHWNLRFNLEANVEALDPPLTAAVAASFERDFAQSLCIDLAHWHARPLWKRLQQRLWGWLDRLVVNMLDRRD